The following are from one region of the Platichthys flesus chromosome 2, fPlaFle2.1, whole genome shotgun sequence genome:
- the LOC133964630 gene encoding translocon-associated protein subunit alpha-like, translating into MFTLGSKLLLLLLLAFPCGLISIGQVSAEPDSAEDTVEDADAAVDEEEDDEEVLVEEDQIQATEAEEEESDEGADKLATVHPDADTTILFTTGEEFFANEIVKFLVGFSNKGSQEFAVQSLEASFRYPQDFQFYIQNFTALPLNTAVQPQSQASFEYSFIPAQQMAGRPFGLVILLNYLDNEGNVFQTAIYNQTVTIIEREEGLDGETVFLYVFLAGLVALMVFGIYQVLETRTKKRLPVKIEKGTGGMSDVDISWIPQETLNVMNKASPKTSPRKRTKRAAGTDQ; encoded by the exons ATGTTCACCCTGGGatccaagctgctcctgctgctcctcctggcCTTCCCCTGCGGACTCATCTCCATCG GCCAAGTCTCCGCAGAGCCAGACTCTGCTGAGGACACCGTCGAGGATGCAGATGCTGCCgtagatgaggaggaggacgatgaagagGTTCTCGTTGAGGAAGATCAGATACAAGCAACA gaggctgaagaggaggagtctgATGAAGGCGCAGATAAACTGGCAACTGTTCACCCTGATGCCGACACAACCATCCTCTTCACGACAGGAGAAG AGTTCTTTGCCAATGAGATCGTGAAGTTCCTGGTTGGTTTCAGCAACAAGGGGAGTCAGGAGTTCGCGGTCCAGTCATTGGAGGCCTCTTTCCGTTATCCCCAGGACTTCCAGTTCTACATTCAGAAT ttcacAGCTCTGCCCCTGAACACAGCCGTGCAGCCCCAGTCTCAGGCCTCCTTTGAGTACTCGTTCATCCCAGCTCAGCAGATGGCCGGTCGTCCATTCGGTCTTGTTATCCTCCTCAACTATCTTGACAATGAg GGTAACGTGTTCCAGACTGCCATCTATAACCAGACTGTCACCATCattgagagagaggagggactgGATGGAGAAAC gGTGTTCCTGTACGTGTTCCTTGCTGGCCTGGTCGCCCTGATGGTCTTTGGAATATACCAAGTCCTGGAGACGAGGAcg AAAAAGAGACTCCCTGTGAAAATAGAGAAGGGCACTGGTGGGATGAGTGATGTGGACATCAGCTGGATTCCTCAGGAGACTCTTAATGTCATGA ACAAGGCTTCCCCGAAAACATCTCCAAGGAAACGAACCAAGAGGGCCGCTGGAACTGATCAATAA
- the LOC133964644 gene encoding neuritin-like codes for MGFYMSTKIGGILAFALVFLSVSVSGDSADVKCEKVYRDFSFCVLELGESMDNYQENVTSESGVAAVCSHWEAFHTCALTALADCQEEVSSIWETLRQDSRKMRFQGSLFDLCSPSSAPSICPNLAALTLPLLLIVTWPSWPTV; via the exons ATGGGATTTTACATGTCGACGAAGATCGGGGGGATTCTCGCGTTTGCTCTGG TGTTCCTGTCCGTCTCTGTGTCAGGAGACTCAGCAGACGTCAAGTGTGAAAAGGTCTACAGGGACTTTTCCTTCTGTGTCCTGGAGCTAGGAGAGAGCATGGACAACTATCAGGAGAACGTGACCAGTGAGAGTGGAGTGGCGGCCGTGTGCAG CCACTGGGAAGCCTTCCACACATGTGCTCTCACAGCGCTTGCCGACTGTCAGGAGGAAGTCAGCTCCATCTGGGAGACGCTGAGGCAGGACTCCAGGAAGATGCGCTTCCAGGGAAGTCTGTTCGACCTGTGTAGCCCCAGCTCTGCTCCCAGCATATGTCCAAATCTCGCGGCACTTActctgccactgctgctgatCGTGACTTGGCCGAGCTGGCCCACTGTATAG
- the sys1 gene encoding protein SYS1 homolog, protein MASHFRSYIWDPVLIVGQIVLMQCIYYSFLGLWLAGVDSLVHSSRSLDQIFSYEVLGFASIQGRLSMMAFILNSLTSALGLWFFIRRGKQCLDFTVTVHFFHMIGCWIYNAHFPAALSWWLVNIACMALMAVTGEYLCMRTELRAIPVNSGPKSNL, encoded by the exons ATGGCCAGTCACTTCCGTAGCTACATCTGGGACCCAGTTCTCATCGTGGGCCAGATTGTGCTGATGCAGTGCATCTACTACAGCTTCTTGGGCCTGTGGTTGGCGGGAGTGGACAGTCTGGTGCATTCTAGTCGATCACTGGACCAGATCTTCAGCTACGAA GTGCTTGGCTTTGCATCAATACAAGGAAGGCTGTCAATGATGGCGTTCATCTTAAACTCTCTCACCAG CGCCCTTGGTCTGTGGTTCTTCATACGTCGAGGGAAACAGTGTCTGGACTTCACAGTCACCGTGCATTTCTTCCACATGATCGGCTGCTGGATCTATAACGCTCATTTTCCAGCTGCCCTGTCCTGGTGGCTCGTCAATATAGCCTGCATGGCCTTGATGGCTGTAACTGGAGAGTACTTGTGCATGCGAACTGAGCTCAGGGCCATTCCAGTCAACAGTGGACCCAAGTCTAACCTGTGA